One genomic window of Micromonospora sp. WMMD1128 includes the following:
- a CDS encoding NlpC/P60 family protein: MAPQPGHQAVVRVSVATLWTTPEAVRPIDGPARSDLPDIATWVAGMDRDQRVGDCVLTQLLLGEPVRVTETRPDGWVRVLALGQPAAKLDVRGYPGWMRAAHLTAPADAEPSATALVVDVDHATLHDAAGGPPVLTGVVLGTRLASAGRPADGWRPVRAPGRAEPLWAPEGDLVPLPAERPEAKEMLAVAERLRDLAYVWGGLSTDGIDCSGLVHLAWRRYGVTLPRDADDQAEATTPLALGEERPGDLYFFAHPGRRIHHVGVVSAEPHGDRRRMLHACYLTRRVVEEELPPARVDTLVGAHRV, encoded by the coding sequence CGCCTCAACCGGGCCACCAGGCCGTCGTACGGGTCTCGGTGGCGACCCTGTGGACCACCCCGGAGGCGGTCCGCCCGATCGACGGACCCGCCCGGTCCGACCTGCCCGACATCGCCACCTGGGTCGCCGGGATGGACCGCGACCAGCGGGTCGGCGACTGCGTCCTGACCCAACTGCTGCTCGGCGAGCCGGTGCGGGTCACCGAGACCCGGCCGGACGGCTGGGTGCGGGTGCTCGCCCTCGGACAGCCCGCCGCCAAGCTGGACGTCCGCGGCTACCCGGGCTGGATGCGGGCCGCCCACCTGACCGCGCCCGCCGACGCCGAGCCGTCCGCCACCGCGCTCGTGGTCGACGTCGACCACGCCACGCTGCACGACGCCGCCGGCGGGCCACCGGTGCTCACCGGCGTGGTCCTCGGCACCCGCCTCGCCTCCGCCGGGCGCCCGGCGGACGGCTGGCGGCCGGTCCGGGCGCCCGGCCGGGCCGAACCGCTCTGGGCCCCCGAGGGCGACCTGGTGCCGCTGCCCGCCGAACGACCCGAGGCCAAGGAGATGCTCGCGGTCGCCGAGCGGCTGCGCGACCTGGCCTACGTCTGGGGCGGCCTGTCCACCGACGGCATCGACTGCTCCGGGCTGGTCCACCTGGCCTGGCGGCGGTACGGCGTCACGCTCCCCCGCGACGCCGACGACCAGGCCGAGGCGACCACCCCGCTGGCGCTGGGTGAGGAACGCCCCGGCGACCTCTATTTCTTCGCCCACCCCGGCCGGCGCATCCACCATGTCGGCGTCGTCTCGGCCGAGCCGCACGGCGACCGACGCCGGATGTTGCACGCCTGCTACCTCACCCGCCGGGTGGTCGAGGAGGAACTGCCCCCGGCCCGGGTGGACACCCTGGTCGGCGCGCACCGCGTCTGA